CACTTTTCAACATTGATTAATAAAGAAAAGATACACCACTTAAAAAGCGGTGTATCTTTCTAAACATATACTATTTTCGATTACTTCGTTTCGTCTTAAACAGTCTCACTAAGTTCGATACAACTGTTTTCGTTACTGCATAAACTGGTACCGCCAAAATCATTCCGATAATTCCCGCAAAGTTACCTACCCCTAAAATTAAAATAATAATTGTTAACGGATGGATATTTAATTTTGAACTCATAATACGCGGTGAAATGATGTTACTTTCAAACTGTTGTACAATTGTTACGATAATAATTACGTATAACGCTTGCATCGGAGATACGAACAGACCTACGATAACAGCTGGTGCTGCACCGATAAATGGACCTAAGTTAGGAATGATATTAGTAAATGCTGCTATAATTCCTAAAACAAAAGCGTACGGTAAATCGATAATGAAATAACCGATAAAAGTAAAAGCACCTACAAATATACAAACGAGTGCTTGTCCTTGAATATAAGCAGACAATGTTTCGTTCGTTTCCTTAATGATGCGAAGTCCTTCTTCACGGTAAGACTCCGGTAATAGGCTTACTGCTTTACCTGGGAAGGCATGTCCATCTTTAAACATGTAAAACAATATGAACGGTACTGTAAATATGACTAACGCAACGTTCGTGATAATACCAAATAAAGCCGTTGCACTCGACGTAAGTGTGTTTGGTATATCCTTTAAGTATTCAATTGCATTTTTTTCAATTGTTTCAATGGAAACATAGTTTTGTGTAGATAACCATTCAAACAATCTATGATGGGATAAATCTTGTATGTATACTTTTCCCTCTTTTATATAACCTGGCATATTTTTTACTAAATCCATTAGCTGTTGGGAGATCGTTGGAACTACTACTCCAACTCCAACCGCAGTTAATGTTATGATAAAAAGATATAACAGTAAAATCGCTAAATTTCTAGGTACTTTTTTATCCTCCAAAAAGACTAACACCGGATTAAATATGAAGTATAAAAAAAGCGCGATTAAGATTGGGAAAAACAACGTTGATATGAAGATACCAATCGGTTGAAATAGAAACGATATTTTTGTGCAAATAAATATGATCGCTACAACCATTAGCACTTCTAATGTCCAAAAGTGCACTTTCGATTTCAAAAAACGTCCTCCTTTAAACTAGCACTTCTCTTTATTGTACCAAAATAAACAATAATTTCACATAATATTTTCCTTTACAATATTCCAAAATACCAATAAATACACTACAATGAGATTACATACAAATTTGCAGGTAAAGGTGATAAAAATGACACAATGCATCATTTGCAGAAAAGATACGAAAGAACTTAGTGAACAATATGTCATCCCAGAAATATTATGTGGATATTATTTCACAAACTCCATTTGTGATACTTGTCATGAACAAATGACAACAAATATTGATCGCCCCTTAATTCGGCATAAATTAAGTCAATTTAAGATTGAGCAAATGAAAAAACAGATTGACTCCCCCCTCTATACAAATGAGCATGGTGAGGAACTTGCGGCCGCTGAGACAGATATTGTTGAAGTAAGCGATGAAATACTTTATTCCAATGCATTAATTATGAAACTATGTAAAAAGCACGATATTTCACTACATAATGAAATTTGGAAAGAAGAACGTGTAACGAAAGTAGCTAGCTCTATTCAACGTGAATTACTTTTAGATAACCGTAAGTATAAAATGAGTGTATTAAAAATGGCTTATACTTTCGCTGTACAAGCAGTCGATGGCTATTTTGAAGATCCAGATGCGATCGATATCTCTAACATTCTATCAAATGCCGACTTCATAGAATTAAAAGAAAAGAGCATTGTTCGCGATTTAAGCAAAAGTTCATTATGGAATACATTAAATACAAATAGCGAAAACCATTACTTTATTTTATTAAGTGATAAAGATGGCCTGTTCTGTTTCATTCGTCTATTTGATATTTTTGACGTTGTCGTTCATTTATCAGAAAAAAGATATGAACTTCCATCACCAATTGTCGGAGTAAATAATGTAAATGAACAAAAATTTTATGTCCAAACTTTAAAACAGTATATGGACGGGCTCTTTAAAGAAAAAGCACCTTCTATTTAACCGCAAAACAGAACATGCGGTCTCCTTTCTTGATGAAAAGACACTGTGTTAT
This genomic window from Bacillus anthracis str. Vollum contains:
- a CDS encoding AI-2E family transporter gives rise to the protein MKSKVHFWTLEVLMVVAIIFICTKISFLFQPIGIFISTLFFPILIALFLYFIFNPVLVFLEDKKVPRNLAILLLYLFIITLTAVGVGVVVPTISQQLMDLVKNMPGYIKEGKVYIQDLSHHRLFEWLSTQNYVSIETIEKNAIEYLKDIPNTLTSSATALFGIITNVALVIFTVPFILFYMFKDGHAFPGKAVSLLPESYREEGLRIIKETNETLSAYIQGQALVCIFVGAFTFIGYFIIDLPYAFVLGIIAAFTNIIPNLGPFIGAAPAVIVGLFVSPMQALYVIIIVTIVQQFESNIISPRIMSSKLNIHPLTIIILILGVGNFAGIIGMILAVPVYAVTKTVVSNLVRLFKTKRSNRK
- a CDS encoding HNH endonuclease; the encoded protein is MTQCIICRKDTKELSEQYVIPEILCGYYFTNSICDTCHEQMTTNIDRPLIRHKLSQFKIEQMKKQIDSPLYTNEHGEELAAAETDIVEVSDEILYSNALIMKLCKKHDISLHNEIWKEERVTKVASSIQRELLLDNRKYKMSVLKMAYTFAVQAVDGYFEDPDAIDISNILSNADFIELKEKSIVRDLSKSSLWNTLNTNSENHYFILLSDKDGLFCFIRLFDIFDVVVHLSEKRYELPSPIVGVNNVNEQKFYVQTLKQYMDGLFKEKAPSI